From one Eucalyptus grandis isolate ANBG69807.140 chromosome 9, ASM1654582v1, whole genome shotgun sequence genomic stretch:
- the LOC104419966 gene encoding uncharacterized protein LOC104419966, whose translation MRRRTMYAWGVAIVCFVVLMIVTPAIPQSEAYHDFADKREFFGIPNTLNVVSNFPFLVVGLVGLVLCYYGNYFMLSSQGELLGWTCFFVGVAAVAFGSSYYHLKPDDATLVWDRLPMTIAFTSIVAIFIIERIDQHKGTVSIVPLILAGILSILYWRFFDDLRPYALVQFLPCIAIPLMAIILPPMYTHSTYWLWAAAFYLIAKVEEAEDKVIYGWTHHIVSGHTLKHLCAAMVPVFLTLMLAKRTIDLERQSLLVTWKVSWYRFKEKNSSVERLDCTYSNVSVVES comes from the exons ATGAGGAGACGGACGATGTATGCTTGGGGAGTGGCGATCGTGTGCTTCGTAGTGCTGATGATAGTCACTCCCGCCATTCCCCAATCGGAGGCATACCACGATTTCGCTGACAAGCGCGAGTTCTTCG GCATACCTAATACGCTCAATGTAGTTTCAAACTTTCCATTCCTTGTCGTGGGCCTCGTTGGTCTGGTACTTTGCTATTATGGCAATTATTTCATGCTAAG CTCGCAAGGTGAGCTTTTGGGTTGGACTTGCTTTTTTGTTGGTGTCGCTGCTGTTGCTTTTGGCTCCTCTTATTACCATCTCAAGCCAGATGATGCAACTCTTGTTTGGGATCGTCTCCCG ATGACCATCGCATTCACTTCAATAGTCGCAATCTTCATCATTGAAAGGATTGATCAGCATAAGGGAACAGTGTCAATCGTACCGTTGATTTTGGCTGGAATATTAAGCATTTTATATTGGAG GTTCTTCGATGATCTCCGCCCATATGCTCTTGTCCAATTTCTTCCTTGCATCGCCATACCATTAATGGCTATAATATTACCTCCAATGTATACGCATTCAACATACTGGCTTTGGGCTGCAG CATTTTATCTTATAGCTAAGGTGGAAGAAGCAGAAGATAAAGTGATTTACGGATGGACTCATCATATCGTTAGTGGGCACACGCTGAAGCATCTGTGTGCAGCAATGGTTCCTGTTTTCTTGACACTCATGCTAGCAAAGAGAACTATAGATCTAGAGAG GCAAAGTCTGCTGGTAACATGGAAGGTTTCCTGGTATAGATTTAAAGAGAAGAATTCAAGTGTAGAGAGACTCGACTGCACCTATTCAAATGTTTCAGTTGTTGAATCGTGA